The following are from one region of the Ptychodera flava strain L36383 chromosome 15, AS_Pfla_20210202, whole genome shotgun sequence genome:
- the LOC139151597 gene encoding RNA-binding protein with serine-rich domain 1-like, which translates to MVRSRSRSADRKASKSKGGDKKSKDRGRDRKRRASSSSSSGSDSSRSSSSSSRSRSSSSGSSSSSGSSTSRSRSRSSSSGSSSRSSSSRSSSGSSTSRSRSRSRARKRSAKASRSKSRSRSPRKKKRSPTPKPTKLHIGRLTRNVNRDHLTEIFAVYGKVKSVELPVDRFNTHISRGFAYVDFETHDEAEKAMKHMDGGQIDGQEITAAMVLAPRPRQPAPRRSPPRRAPPWRRSPPRFRRRSPPRRRSPPRRRSRSRSPRRRRYSRSSSSSSR; encoded by the exons AT GGTTCGCAGCAGGAGCAGGAGTGCTGACAGGAAAGCTAGCAAAAGCAAAGGTGGGGACAAAAAGTCCAAAGACAGAGGCAGAGACCGGAAAAGACGGGCATCCAGCAGTAGCAGCAGTGGGAG TGACAGCAGCCGTTCCTCCTCAAGCTCCTCCAGGAGTAGATCAAGCTCCTCTGGCTCATCCAGCAGTTCTGGAAGCAGCACTTCCAGGTCAAGGTCCAGAAGCAGTTCCTCAGGTTCAAGCTCAAGGAGTTCATCATCACGCAGCAGCAGCGGAAGCTCAACTTCGCGGAGCAGAAGTAGAAGCCGTGCTAGGAAAAGGAGTGCTAAAGCTTCAAGATCAAAGTCAAGATCAAG ATCACCAAGGAAGAAGAAAAGAAGCCCCACACCAAAACCAACAAAGCTCCACATTGGGCGTCTTACTCGCAATGTCAACAGAGATCACCTCACGGAAATATTTGCCGTCTATGGAAAGGTGAAGTCAGTAGAACTGCCAGTTGATAGGTTTAATACACACATATCAAGAGGATTTGCTTATGTCGATTTTGAAACCCATGACGAGGCCGAGAAAGCCATGAAACATATGGATGGAG GTCAAATTGATGGTCAAGAAATAACAGCAGCAATGGTGTTGGCACCCAGGCCAAGACAACCAGCACCAAGGCGCAGTCCGCCACGACGTGCACCACCATGGAGAAGATCACCACCCAGATTCAGAAGAAG GTCACCACCACGAAGAAGATCACCTCCACGAAGAAGATCGCGATCAAGGTCACCCAGAAGGCGTAGATACAGCAGATCTAGTTCAAGTTCATCACGATGA